A window from Cryptomeria japonica chromosome 1, Sugi_1.0, whole genome shotgun sequence encodes these proteins:
- the LOC131857983 gene encoding uncharacterized protein LOC131857983 → MSSSSPPHRAIPGRKDLAWKYTEPFPGQKIGEAKCKFCKTIFHGGINRLKYHLADIRGHDAEPCAKALPEAICECQVLLDTFETRKEIKKRQREELAKTSIGCVGDASSMPLYCPSGSASAFVAGSVSASGSISATPTIGPRVRKSRMDSYFEPCTTPGAQPSLESMAWNKEVHNKAKGAIGRFWFYCNIPFFAARSPSWQNMVDAIAICGAGFKAPSDSELSGPILIELVADVKATLEDQREIWKKGGCTIMTDGRTDRRNRTLLNFLISSIGGTMFVKSIDASAHSKNATYLCEVIEEVIYEVDEENVVQVVTDNAANYVASKATLRRMFVGEEWTSSSYATSAAGVDVGDYIFDEPCFWTPCAEIVKF, encoded by the exons ATGTCTAGTTCTAGTCCTCCTCATAGAGCAATCCCGGGTAGAAAAGATCTAGCTTGGAAATATACAGAACCTTTTCCTGGGCAAAAAATAGGAGAGGCAAAATGTAAATTTtgcaaaacaatctttcatggaggcataaatagattgaaataccacCTTGCTGACATACGTGGCCATGATGCAGAGCCTTGCGCAAAAGCACTTCCTGAGGCTATTTGTGAGTGCCAAGTGCTATTAGACACATTTGAGACTCGAAAAGAAATAAAGAAGAGGCAAAGGGAGGAGTTGGCTAAGACTAGCATTGGTTGTGTTGGAGATGCCTCTTCCATGCCTCTATATTGTCCTAGTGGGAGTGCTAGTGCTTTTGTTGCCGGCAGTGTCAGTGCTAGTGGGAGTATCAGTGCAACTCCAACCATTGGTCCTAGAGTTCGTAAATCTAGGATGGATTCATATTTTGAGCCATGCACTACTCCTGGTGCCCAACCTTCACTTGAGAGCATGGCTTGGAACAAAGAGGTACACAATAAGGCAAAAGGTGCAATTGGAAGATTTTGGTTTTATTGCAATATTCCATTCTTCGCAGCCAG GTCTCCTTCTTGGCAGAACATGGTTGATGCCATTGCTATTTGTGGGGCGGGTTTCAAAGCCCCTTCTGATTCCGAGTTAAGTGGCCCAATTTTGATAGAATTGGTGGCTGATGTAAAAGCCACATTAGAGGATCAacgagagatatggaagaaggggggttgcaccatcatgaccgaTGGTAGAACTGATAGGAGAAATCGGACGCTCCtaaattttcttatttcttctatag GTGGCACCATGTTCGTGAAGTCCATTGATGCTTCCGCACATTCTAAAAATGCCACTTACCTATGTGAGGTTATAGAGGAGGTCATATATGAAGTGGATGAGGAGAATGTAGTACAAGTGGTGACcgataatgcagcaaattatgttgct AGTAAGGCAACTTTGAGAcgtatgtttgttggtgaggagtggacttcgtCATCCTATGCTACGAGTGCTGCAGGAGTTGATGTTGGAGATTACATTTTTGATGAGCCATGCTTTTGGACCCCTTGTGCTGAGATTGTGAAG ttttaa